Proteins from a single region of Streptomyces sp. TN58:
- a CDS encoding alpha/beta hydrolase, with amino-acid sequence MTATLTWKQLRDLKTSEFTEAGDKWHEVSDRSDSDRARVDRAMSAKLRETQKSDSAQAALGRLQRLSRNFQYLHSECGLVRTALNGLASDLTEPQTQLKQALADAAALNFTVHDDGSVSYPAAEVEDMTGAKKEAPGSKVQGSSRLPLEPPGFGQPGQSPLYPGYSGLKPLNPNAAKAQDVADRIARAVRSAREIDARYAKTLNGLKAEKGLDVTQATLKDVFRDTSDVRSTAGTYLGENVPEDKSPAERKKWWDGLTEEQRQEYLEIAPDLVGGLDGIPAVARDEANRNYLPVLIDDLARNGGDDADTKLSALRGIQDKLGEPSRPPMFLLGIGDEGNGRAIVSYGNPDTARNVSAYVPGLGTRLNDEFVSDTMKRAQDTAKGAQRLDPSSASIVWLGYDAPQNVDVMSKGDAQRGAPAYNRFMEGLSVTNQNADPHMTAIGHSYGSLTVGTAAKQSGGIPGVDDVILLGSPGVDAQKATELGVGKDHVFVGAADNDPVTHLPSKDEAALGWLLAGPIGVGVGRDLFDDDNDDVYFGKDPASKAFGAQRFLVDDGPRMVVDGGGFDAHSQYFTPEKDQTSANNIARIVAGQPEKIVREEHR; translated from the coding sequence ATGACCGCAACCCTCACCTGGAAGCAGCTGCGCGACCTCAAGACCTCCGAGTTCACGGAGGCGGGCGACAAGTGGCACGAGGTCTCGGACCGCTCGGACTCCGACCGCGCACGCGTCGATCGCGCCATGTCCGCGAAGCTCCGCGAAACCCAGAAGAGCGATTCGGCGCAGGCCGCCCTCGGCAGACTCCAACGGCTCAGCCGCAACTTCCAGTACCTGCACTCCGAGTGCGGCCTCGTCCGTACGGCGCTCAACGGGCTCGCCAGTGATCTCACCGAGCCCCAGACACAGTTGAAGCAGGCCCTCGCGGACGCCGCGGCCCTGAACTTCACCGTCCACGACGACGGTTCCGTCAGCTACCCGGCCGCCGAGGTCGAGGACATGACCGGGGCGAAGAAGGAGGCCCCCGGCAGCAAGGTCCAGGGCAGCTCCCGACTCCCGCTGGAACCGCCCGGCTTCGGCCAGCCGGGCCAGTCGCCGCTGTACCCCGGCTACTCCGGCCTCAAGCCGCTGAACCCGAACGCGGCGAAGGCGCAGGACGTGGCCGACCGTATCGCCAGGGCCGTACGGTCGGCACGGGAGATAGACGCCCGGTACGCCAAGACCCTGAACGGCCTGAAGGCCGAGAAGGGCCTCGACGTCACCCAGGCCACGCTGAAGGACGTCTTCCGGGACACCTCCGACGTCCGCAGCACCGCCGGCACGTATCTCGGCGAGAACGTCCCCGAGGACAAGAGCCCCGCGGAGCGCAAGAAGTGGTGGGACGGGCTGACCGAGGAGCAGCGCCAGGAGTACCTGGAGATCGCCCCGGACCTGGTCGGCGGCCTCGACGGGATCCCGGCGGTCGCCCGCGACGAGGCCAACCGCAACTACCTGCCCGTCCTCATCGACGACCTGGCGCGAAACGGCGGCGACGACGCGGACACCAAGCTCAGCGCCCTGCGCGGCATCCAGGACAAGCTGGGCGAGCCCAGCCGCCCTCCCATGTTCCTGCTGGGCATCGGCGACGAGGGCAACGGACGCGCGATCGTCTCCTACGGCAACCCCGACACCGCCAGGAACGTGTCGGCGTACGTCCCCGGCCTCGGCACCCGGCTCAACGACGAGTTCGTCTCCGACACGATGAAGCGCGCCCAGGACACGGCCAAGGGCGCCCAGCGCCTGGACCCCTCCAGTGCCTCGATCGTCTGGCTGGGCTACGACGCCCCGCAGAACGTGGACGTGATGTCGAAGGGCGACGCGCAACGGGGTGCCCCGGCGTACAACCGGTTCATGGAGGGCCTCTCCGTGACCAACCAGAACGCGGACCCGCACATGACGGCGATCGGGCATTCCTACGGCTCGCTCACCGTGGGCACGGCCGCCAAGCAGTCCGGCGGGATCCCCGGCGTCGACGACGTGATCCTGCTCGGCAGCCCCGGCGTGGACGCGCAGAAGGCGACGGAGCTGGGCGTGGGCAAGGACCATGTGTTCGTCGGCGCCGCCGACAACGACCCCGTCACCCACCTGCCCTCGAAGGACGAGGCGGCGCTCGGCTGGCTGCTGGCGGGCCCCATCGGCGTCGGGGTCGGACGGGACCTCTTCGACGACGACAACGACGACGTGTACTTCGGCAAGGACCCGGCGAGCAAGGCGTTCGGGGCGCAGCGCTTCCTGGTCGACGACGGCCCCAGGATGGTCGTCGACGGAGGGGGGTTCGACGCCCACTCCCAGTACTTCACTCCGGAGAAGGACCAGACGTCGGCGAACAACATCGCCAGGATCGTCGCCGGGCAGCCTGAGAAGATCGTGAGGGAAGAGCACCGATGA